A genomic region of Microscilla marina ATCC 23134 contains the following coding sequences:
- a CDS encoding cold-shock protein, whose amino-acid sequence MNTGTVKFFNESKGFGFITDNESNKEYFTHVSGLLDDIREGDEVEFDLQEGRKGLNAVDVKRIR is encoded by the coding sequence ATGAATACAGGAACAGTAAAATTTTTCAATGAATCTAAAGGATTTGGATTCATTACCGATAATGAGTCAAATAAAGAATATTTCACTCACGTTTCAGGTCTTTTAGACGACATCCGTGAAGGTGATGAAGTAGAATTTGACTTACAGGAAGGTAGAAAAGGATTAAATGCAGTAGACGTTAAACGTATCCGATAA